The nucleotide window ATGGAGGCTAgttttataaaatgtgtttagagaaCTGGTCTGttgtatctttattttattgatacaGTGTTTCATTTAATAGTTCATTAGTGCAGTAGTTATTGAGTAATTCATGTGGTTAAAAAGGTAAGCTATTTACAAGGagtcatttgttttattcagtttgtttaAGTTAAATTACTGTAAACATTGACTGATATAgaccacaaggtggcagtaGCTTTCTACgcattgagtacgtttacatgcatcCATATTCCgcttcggctcaatattccggctaaggtaactgcgccgcggcaactggaatattgcgaatattccggttaatacaggaataaggtgtgcatgtaaacgtgctcactgacAAAAAGGTCACAAAGTAGTGTTGCTCTGgcttgagagagaaaaaatggtgAAGATGTTTTCAATAAGGCAATGCCGTGCATATATTATTCTGTAATGCCGCAAGTTTGTTCAGTAAAGTTTTGAACGAAGAAAACGAATTTCCGGTTGTTTTTATAGAAGTTAAGTCCCCACATGGTCATTTGGTTTAGAGAATTGGGTTTTGCGttttagcaatttaaaaaaaaaaactgtaaatgaaaagcagtaaaaaatgcagtgttttgtgttaagcatgttattgtgttgctgctgatgtgaaagtgtgttcatatgatggaaatgtgtatccttttgtcatcagagttacattttgacaaaggattgtgaagttttgatgacagtgtttcagtttgccatgaatgtgaatggtttatttccaggtgttgtgtcttatttgcattgtgtttagagttttggcacagtgagcaaagcatttgcaaaatgagttcaagcaatcgaAAAAAAGTCCACCACCATAGTGCCCATACCCAAGAGGAGCAATGTGACCTGCTTAAATGACTATCGCCCCATAGCACTCACTCCAATCACaatgaagtgctttgaaaggATAGTCATGACCCACATCAAAAAGAACATCCCAGTCACCATGGACCCCCTACAGTTTGCATATCGTCAGAACCGGCCCACTGATGACGCAGTCAACAATGCCATCCACACAGCCCTTATGCACTTAGAGGGCAAGGACACATATGTTAGAATGCTATTCATCGACTACAGCTCAGCTTTTAACACAGTTATTCCCCACAAACTCACAGATAAGCTCCTCACACTTGGACTGATACCCTCCCTCTGTAACTGGGTGTTAAATTTTCTAACAGGCAGACCCCAGTCAGTCAGAGTCTACAACTGCACATCCAGCATAAGAACTGTATGCACGGGGACaccacagggctgtgtgctgagaCCCCTGCTCTACACACTCTTCACGTATGACGGTGTGGCCTCACCAGCATCATTAAATTCGCTGATGACACGACAGTCATTGGTCTGATCACTGGTGGGGTCGAGACAGCATACAGAAGAGAGGTGGCAGATCTGGTGGCCTGGTGTCGTAACAATAATCTTCACCTCAATGCAGACAAGACCAAAGAGATGGTTATTGACACAAAGAGGACAAGGGAGCTGAACAAACCACTATACATAGATGAGACTGCGGTGGAGAGGGTGAAAACCTTCAAATTCCTAGGCACTTACATCAGCGAGGATCTCACCTGGTCTCACAACACATGACAGATCATCAAGAAGTCCCAACAGAGACTGTATTTTCTGAGAAGACTGAGGAAATTTGGTATGTCAGCCAAAATTCTCAGCAACTTCTACAGGTGTACGATTGAGAGTGTCCTCACCACTTCCATCACAGTCTGGTATGGTAACTGCACAGCACAAGATAGAAAGGCTCTCCAGCGTGTAATCAAGACTTCACAGTACATCTCTGGGGCAGCCTTCCCCTCACTGCAAGACATTTACCAAACCAGAGTTCTACGAAGGACACACAACCTCATCAGGGACAGTACAcatccacaacacacactcttcacacTCCTACCATCAGGCAGACGGTACAGGAGTCTGAAGTCTAGGAACACGAGGCTGGCAAACAGCTTCTTCCCACAGGCCATCAGGCTTCTCAGTAAATCCATCACACACTGATCCCCCCTACTCCCCCCCAATCATCACCTGTGTTACTGTCACTTTAAGTACTGctattcatgcacacatgcaccttAAGACTCCTGCACTAGAGAAATGCTGCTAACTCCAATATTGCACTGTACATCCTCCACGCAATGTGAATAACACATATGTATCTATAATGTGaacaattattattactattattgttattgctgttgtttttattttttttttcttgtttttatctaTTTCTAGTAGATCTTATGTTTGATGCAAGTCTTCAGGGAGAACGAACAGAGTAAGAATTTCCTTGTGTAGTATAACTACTGTTCTACTGTGCACATCACAATAAActcttgaacttgaacaaaaaactaacgtgtgtgtgtgtgtgtgtgtgtgtgtgtggtcccaTGATGTAATGGTTCACGCTCTTGACTCTGAATCCAGCTGAATCCAAACTCTGCTGCAGATAATCTGGAGAGGGGTTTACTGCTCCTGCCTCCTAGTACCATCTGATAAATGTCAAAGAAATAGTACTAAAGCAGATTGAAATATAGTGGTAATTTATAATTTGTGGGCTGACAGTGATGGGAATGatggagaggaaaagacaaGTCTTCATATTTCTTGTCTTCATGTCATACTTCATGTCTTTTGGTGATGTTGAATGATCACATAAAAATAtgatacacagaaaaacacattcctTGAGGTTATCAGGGTTCTATGGGCAACAGCTCTTGGAccacactgagtgtgtgtaaccCCCACCATTTCCTTCACTCTCCTGCTGCCTTTTTATTGCCAGTTTGACAATTATTCAAatatcattctttttttttctttttttttaagtgtaacttaaattaaacaaaaaagcagcaacaacaaatacaacaacaaaaagtttgGTCTTAGTCCCTCCATTAGACATCATGGAATGCAACAATACAGATCCCTGTTGTAAGGTTGTAAGTACAACAGCATGGACAGGCATGGAAAGGTTAATTAAgggatcattttaaaataataataataataataataatacacacacacacacacacacacacacacacacacacatatctatctatctatctatctatctatatatatatatatatatatatatatatatatatagatagatagatagatagatagatagatagatagatagatagatagatatatatttgCATGGTGTTGAATTAAGAcaactgttaaaaaacaaataaatacaaaataaataatgataattcttcttcttcataatttatttatttaataataataattattattattattattattattattattattattattataacaacaacaacaacaacaacaacaacaacaataataataataataataataataataataataataatgatacttaataataatacttttagCTCTGTATGAATTGCAACAACATAGCTGTGTCTTGGATGCCACCTGCTGGGATTTAGTGCAGCTACAGGGTTGTGCAAATTTGTTGtgcaaatcttatttttcattaatcaagacctttttttttttttttttgtaattgtttcaTAGGTGAAAATGACAGCGAAAATACTTTAGTGACATCAGCTGCAACCCATGTAGTTAATTATGAGCTTGGTGTGACATTAGTTCCTACTCATGTTACTTTTTGGAGTGTGACATTACATCTAATGAAAAAGCACACAAATCCATAGCTTTCACATATTCAGAGGTCACAGGTGTCATGGAAACAGCTGAACCATTCTGAGGTTCAGGTTTGAGGGAACAAAGGTGGAAAAGCTGGGCATCATGAAATCTAAATGATAAGAAGAAGCCCTTGATGTATGTAGCTAGGTGTGGAAATGAGGATTTCAGGTTTACAGGAACAACTTAGTCAAAATGATTCAAGTTATTGTAAACTTCTTTAATTTGCTTTACCACGAAACACTAGCAGAACCAAAATTTAAGTTATGCAGACACTATTCTAAAAACACCCCTTCAAAAATgcgttatttttaatttaatgtattgttatatatatttttttaatattcaaatggcacatttgcatctgtgtgtgtgtgtgtgtctgttactATCTAAGAAACTCTAAATAGAGTGATAACAGAATCCAGTTGGAATACAAACACCATAAAGACCGTCAGTCGCCTGTCTATTCCTGTGCTCATCTACATACATAGATGTTCtaactgtacatatatatagaaCAAATATCTTTAAATCCATTCATTTTATAAAAGGTGCAAGTCTAATTGCAAAACTAaatttttctatgttttcttCATGGTAGTTATTTTCTCACTTATTGTATATATCTGTAGCTGTATATATAATTCCAAcagtaattttttaaataaaaaatgcaataattattagtataattattattagtataatacatttttctattctttacattttcaaatgacaCATTTGCATAGTATTTATCTTTTCACTTTTGATctcacatgaaaacagaaatgctaCCACTGGTAGCTTCTCTTAATTTGCTAAAAAtaaagttcatttaaaaaaaaaaaaaaaaaaaaaaaaaaagggaggctGCAGAGTTTTGAGCAGCCCagtgcagctctctctctctctctctctctctctctctctctctctctctctcttcactttcTCATCAACACCAAGCACACCACGAGGAAGACCGTCCCCGCCATGGCTGTGGTGTACACTCTCAAGAGGCAGGGCCACACCCTGTACAGCTTTGGAGGATAAACTGGACGGCTCAACAACACAAAGGCTCTTCCAAGAGCTATCCACAGTTTACTGAAGAGCTAATTACTTTCACCAAAGCTAATTATATATCTGAGGTAATAATCAAGAAGTTAAGTTGTAATGTATCAGTAAGCAGTGTTTCGAACAAATAAATGATGCATCTAACGAAGCCCAACACTGAATACATGAATGAAGCTGTATTCTAAATGCGACAAAATGTACTTCAGTCTAACACTAAATTGAGATTTCATAGCAGGTTTATGTGTATGTAATACAGCAATCAAATGAACAGACCAGGCATGGTAGGCTGCTACTTCTACAAAAGACTAAAGTCTGAGCCATTAAACAGCACTGAGTAAAGCAATAATGTGGAGTGCAGAGTACTGAAATACTGACAATATGAATAATTCAATCTGATATTTTAAGATGGTGCAACAGAtttcaattaatttatttttaaaatgctctCATTTTATTTCTGAGGACCGAATAGTTGTTGGTAAGGAGAACAATGGTTGTCTGTCAGCTCtggtgggggaggggagagtTGGACCATGGGTCACCCAGTGCACACTAACCAGCCAGCTGGAGCCCAGCTAAACCAATCATACAGAGGGAGCTGCGCACTGCAGATTACGTCAGCTTGGCCTATATAATACCAGTGGCGGgacagagtggtgtgtgtttaGACGCAGTGAAGCTGGAAGATGCCTGAGCCAGCTAAGTCAGCGCCCAAGAAGGGCTCGAAGAAAGCCGTGAGCAAGACCGCCGGCAAGGGCGGCAAGAAGCGCAGAAAGACCAGGAAGGAGAGTTACGCCATTTACGTGTACAAGGTGCTGAAGCAGGTCCACCCCGACACCGGCATCTCTTCCAAGGCCATGGGCATCATGAACTCTTTCGTCAACGACATTTTTGAGCGTATCGCCGGCGAGGCGTCCCGCTTGGCTCACTACAACAAGCGCTCCACCATCACGTCCAGGGAGATCCAGACCGCCGTCCGCCTGCTGCTGCCCGGGGAGCTGGCCAAGCACGCTGTGTCCGAGGGCACCAAGGCCGTCACCAAGTACACCAGCTCTAAGTGAGCAGCTCAGCTTTCTACAAACACAAAGGTCCTTCTCAGGGCCACCCACTTTCTCAGTAGAGCTCCTTTCTattgaatattttctgaaatgCATGAGATTCATTATATGTAGAGAAATTTTTATTGAGTtcaatgttgtgtgttttttttttttttttatggttatttGACCAGCTTTGTTCCCAACGTGCTCTTGACAAGTGTGGGTGTTTATAAGCCTTTTTTCAATTTGCCACTGTTGtgtgcaatgcatttttttttttttttttttttttttttttttaaaacatgtaatgtgacatttcacgcatgaatgtgtatgttgttgtgtcatattttgaatgaattaatttatgTATTATATAAAAAGAAAGTATAACTTAAGCAACaatatgctatttttttttaaatcattattgtTCGCTGTATCAGCTCCATGTATACAAAACTGTTCCACAGCTGTCACTACTATTAGCCTATTGTACACTGCACTCAAATTGTTGTGCTCTAACCCTgtgttccaaatcgcatacttctacttgttacttttagtatgtaggcctactgcagctgcccttacaaagtatgtagtgtagtatgcagtatgcatgattatgcatactactgggacacactacatGCTTCAGCCCTGAAGcacgaccctcttgctcacttccgccccgtctgtagctccacatttgtatgttgttgtcaaaatggcggtgctgtttcatactgcgctgttgtctgtcatatttcttatcttctgtcttcctgtggcttctgctgtcactgagtgaGGTTTGTGCAAtatgtgtcttgttgtcttccgtatgtgggcgtggcttgtacacacaACTCAGTCAGTGAAATGTAAGGTCcactgcgcaaaggattgtgggtcagaatggccagagcagcatgctgaaatgcataccAGAGCCCGTCTAAGACGAGCcctgccactctccattaacccccgtTGTATCGAACTTGATTGCAtttccaccgtaattccactgggggtgatcgcaggcgagtgcagaatgaatggggctctgtggagctaaacggctaaatcTGTCTCTTACATCTACTGtatttatggttgaaaaatcgcaaatactgttgtagtgtctgaaagttcaatatggattataggttaaaagtgaaattagcgagaacttatatcctttcgATTTCCTTCAGGTTGGGCTGTTGTTAGCCCCCCCCGggaagttagacgagagtgccacttctccctatattagacattctctggtGACCATCTGACGTCCACTACATTTTGCGGTGGATTGtgcagtggactatatagtgaacattaataatcactaaacattcggacacccctacaaaatggtgtaatcactatatagtgcactatatagtgattacactatatagtgcactacaCAGTGATTAGGgcgtgatttcggacacagatTATGTTTTCTCCATAGATATAGAAACGTTTCTATATCTATgattttctcccatcgatatcctctatgatatttaagtctttcattggcagaaggtggactgcagtctcctggctcttgctgctgttcgccatgccgttttccccgcttgcaggtaaccatagcaacaaagacaccacagaattccttgcaggtcgagcatgcgcagtcgtgactgaatattccggttcggggcattttccgactaaggtgttgaCATGCCCCAATACtctggttggaacaggcatatgccaggggtcttattcgaaattctctccaaccggaatatgaccttaatcggattcggtgcgtgtttatatgacacgtgcgcaaccggaatattgcgaatattccggttaatacaggaataaggtgtgcatgtaaacgtactcattatTAATGATGATACTTGTCCTGTGGTGAGGAATGTactttcctttctgttttagTTCTCTGTCCAATCAGACACCTCTGTATCGTTTCTCCCCCttccgctgcacacacacatgcacatcagttCAGTTAGTACTGAACTGgtcgtgaaaaaaaaaaaaaaacaggtcccaCCGAGATTTGAACTCGGATCACTGGATTCAGAGTCCAGAGTGCTAACCATTACACCATGGAaccacacacatagacacaagcactctctctgtctcactctctctcacacacacacacacacacacacacacacacactcacacacacgcacgcacacagataTTCTGTCTGCTTAAGACAATCCAGAGGttatattatcaaaaaaaaaaaaaaaaaaaatcaagttcatTTATATAGTACAAAGCAGGATTAGGgccacactgagaaaaaaaaaaaaaaatccgagatttcgagattaaagtcgtaaatttacgagaacAAAGTCATTAAtttacgagaataaagtcgtaaatttacgagaTTAAAGTCGTTAATTAACAAGAATAAAGTTGTACATTTACGagaataaagtcataaatttacgagAATAAAGTTGAAATATTAGAAGAATAAAGCcattcactcaatgagcaaaACCGCTCTGGTTTTATCATATGTTTTGACAAAACTGAAGCTGACGAACCAATCTTATTGTAGCTTTGAGAATATGAACCAATGGGCTAGTAGGACCCCAATGTAAACACACTAATCAGGAGGAAGCAGACTGACAGCTCGTCTTATTTACTTCTTGTGTCAAAATACTAAAGTCTGTGGTCAAAACGAACGACTACGTTTATATGGTatagaatcatcatcatcatcatcatcaatacgTTTATGTAATATAATTGTATAACCAGACTGTAAATTCTTTTGCAGGTGCTTAAAATCGCCAGTGCTGTGAATTTTATATGTAATCTTCTCATATTGTTCTAATATTCAAgattaattttcataatttgtTCATAATAGACCATAAACGAGTTTATAAGCTTTTGGTGTGTAACTTGATCTGTTCAGAAGCATGACGTAATAATAGGTAAGGCAAGGCAAGggaaatttatttgtatagcacatgtCATACACAATGCaaatcaaagtgctttacataagcGTGCAAGaagcattaaaacaaattaaaaacacaaaaaatgtaaaaacaacgCAAGAAACTGTTGCAGCTGTTCTTTGTTGTCACCACAAGACTTCTTGTCTTAGACCATTGTTTGggtattttctgttcagctgaatATATTGTAGTCAACTGACATCCTTTTCTTCCTCGTCGGTCTTGTTCTGCAATCTTTATACAGTGTTTTGTAGGTATCGGGGACTCTAAGTACATTCTGCAGGTGATGCTTGCATAGTTTTActtaaatatacaatatattcagctgaacagaaaataccCAAACAATGGTCTAAGTTCTTGTCTTGTGGTGACAACGAAGAACAACTGTGTCACATTAAGGATGTTGGGAACATCTTTTCAACCCACAACAGAACTGTATGAAGCAACTGAAGCTTTTACATGTGCCCTCTGTGACCTCAAAGGCTGTAGAGATGTCAACTATACAAGAGGTCAAATGTTCAAGGGCGGAAAGTGCACAGACAGAAGTCTCCCTCCAAACAGGGATGCTTTAGGGAAACACTCTCAGCAGGCAAACAACCAGGCAGCCATATAGAGTGGTggagtcccgccccttccggtgggcccccatgggacctttcggagcgaaaaaaatgaatggtgttcaatggacagaaaataattattttctagtccccccgtcgttatgccatggattacacaaatgttgtttataggcgtaaataacaaattttcatgtcaagagtttgaccgtttattgcgccattgctcagttaaatgctgttgagaaaacacaattagaaagactacatgctgtgtcgcgtatgtgacgtcacgtcatcgccgtttccctccatccagattcaagtcaagatgccggtgtgttttgttcccgattgtccgcgtctccaagggccgacggagcgccgggccgggcgggagggcgagcggaccccgccgtcgggcggaaaaactcagaacctcaaaaactcataCAAAAAGTTGAATGGCAgcataaaatataaaagcagcCTATTTGAGACAACCTGACAGCGTAAAGTCATGTGCATATTAGGCTACTTTTGCTTTGATTTAGCTCCACTTGCACATGAGGATGAAGCCAGGCGTCATCatcctgttgtgtttgtggagaTTGTTCTTGGAGACTGGCACTAACTTGTGTTGGAGGAGCTCAGTTTCAGAATTGGTGGGCGGCTCTCAAAATACTTTTTGTGTTGAGCTGTTCACCTCTTGGCAAACTTCTCTTTCAGTGCAGGTTGCACCAAGATTTGAACTCAGATCACTGGATTCAAAGTCCAGAGTGCTAACCATTACACCATGGAACCACAACACAAGTATCCAGCCAACATACTCAACTGCTCattcaacctctctctctctctctctctctctctctctctctctctctctctctctctctctctctctctctcaattcaattcagttcaattcaataaagctttattggcatgaatattgccaaagcatgtttggatgaacaaataacaaaagaacattgaaacactgaaacattgaaaataaaacagagcaaagcagaggaaaacatgAACTCTGACAACATTCACACTGTCATcacatgtaaaaaagaaaagaaaaacccaaGGAAGGAGAGTGAATGAAAAGGCAGAACGTGAGTTTTGAGGAGACTGTCATCGTGTTGTGCAAGTTTACTCTCAGGATGTGACAGGCACCGACATATTTTGCTGTTTCTACAGCGctgacactttttttctccaagtaaatgttgcattttcacTTGATCGGAGAGCGTGTCGAAGTTTTGGAGTTTACGTTTAATATTTGTGAAGAACTTTGTTCTAATGTCTTCATATGCACTGCATTTTAGCAAGAAGTATTGCTCTgtctccacctctctctgtggacagagcagacacagacactctGGGCAGCCGCGTCTGTCTGTGTCGGCCGCTCTGAGTCTGTGCATTAATGTTGAGTACTGTCTGTTTACAGTCAAATAGCACTGAA belongs to Myripristis murdjan chromosome 14, fMyrMur1.1, whole genome shotgun sequence and includes:
- the LOC115371429 gene encoding histone H2B 1/2-like; translation: MPEPAKSAPKKGSKKAVSKTAGKGGKKRRKTRKESYAIYVYKVLKQVHPDTGISSKAMGIMNSFVNDIFERIAGEASRLAHYNKRSTITSREIQTAVRLLLPGELAKHAVSEGTKAVTKYTSSK